AACTGGGAGGGGATCACTTGAACTCGATTCTGTCTCAGAGTCTGATAATTCACTGCTTTTACTTCTTTCTAATCTTCTGGGTAAAATTGGCTGACCTAGTTTTGTAATTCTGGATAAGATTTTGTCTTTTGAACTTGACTCCGTAGAATTTGGTATTTCTTTAGTCTCCAAACTATCTTTGATGCTACTtgtattttcttctttatgaGTACTTCTCaaaatattatcaattatACGACAGTTATGTTTGCTGACACATTGAATAAATGCTTCAAATCTTTCAGTATTATCAAAACTTAGGTTCCACACATGTTTGTGCCTATCAGTGAATGCAATGAAATTATTAGAGTATTTGTAAAAAGTCAGCACTTCTCCCAAAGTTTCTCTAATAAGAATTTTATCTTTCTGCTGGTAGGCTATCAGTTCAAAAGAGGAAACCGTTGGGTTTTCAATGACGGCTACCATGTATCTCCCCATAGTCACATTTTTGCCGTTTTCTctgtaaatataaaacaaaatgatGAGATTATAGAATAAACTGGAAAACGCAGTAGATGGGATGAAATTCTTGATCAGTCTGAGCcggagtaaaaaaatttgaacgtgAAATAAGTTAACAAAGGAATACTCACGATTTCCATAGATGAATAACATTAGCCAAGACGACTGAGGATTGGGTATTTTGTAGTGGATTTTTACTCTGTTTTGTTGTATGTATAGGCTCATCAGGTTTTGGTTGTTTAGGAGCTTTGTATACCAAACTGGATTTGCCCTCCTCAGAATGAGTTGAGAAAGTATTGAATATTGATGACAATTTTGAACTGAAAGCAAGaacaagaattaaaaaaaaactgcttcGCCATATTGTCAAGATACAAAGTAAAAGATTCAATTGTACAGACCATAAGACTGAAATACAAGAGCAAGGTCTGAAACTTCAAAAGGTCATTATCAGGTTTTTGAGATgcaaataatatgaaaatgctTAGATTCGACAAATATTACATAAGAAAATGGTGATTTCCAATATTGCCTTAGAAAAAGACTGTATATTCTCAGGTATGCCTCAAGTTGAACTGAAAATAAGATTGAATGTGGAGGACAAGACTGGCAAGTCCTTATATCAAtattagaagaaaaagaaaattttaaatgataaattacttgttaaactataaaataataaatggctCCATATTGACCATTTTGCCTAGTAGAAAGCTTGCAGTTGGTATCCCAGATAGAtatgttttattgttacatAAATCCATGAATtgacaaatgaaaaaaatacactAATCTGAGACACCAAGTGTCCATCAATCAGTGGACAAATCTGTCCTTTGAAACTAGCCTACCAAAGCCTAGTTAGCGCAAGATTGAAACTAGATTAATATGATAAAGATCTAATTAAACATACTTTGGGGCCAGCACaaaatcatcatcatcagTTTCGAACATTTTGCTAGTGCTTCTTAGTTTATCCCAGTGTTTTCTATATATACAtaagtatttttcttataataatttttgtacattCTTGATTCCACTGCTATTTGTCACAgcttatattttaattactataaatatttaaaaaaattaaattaagtatgaaatgtaattaatattctcaataacaataaattatctaaatttataataaaatgtaaacagtCAAGTCAACACTCATATAACTGTCAGTGTCAAAATTCACAGCTGATGGTAACAGATAAAACAATTCCCTCCTATGTGACTCACTCTTACCTATACGGTAGTAAGAGAAAACTTATATCAtttatccaaaaaaatatataaataaattcctaTATGTCTAATTCCTCCACATAACCCCAATAATCGTAGCGACGTAATCCATGCCgaatattctatttttttaaaataaaaattccacttTATTCCCCGCAAAAAAGCCTAAATTCTATGGAATATCGCCTAGAATCACTTGAAAGATGCCTGCCGTAATAATGGAGTGTCCTGATCTTAGCGAATTCCAGGTATTTCCAATTCTCTTACACCGAACACTATTTAAATCTGCTTTTCACCTCTTCTTTATGTCAGGAAACCCTCAAGCAAATGCGTAAAGCAGACGACATCATAGTAAACACAATAAATTCGGTTATTCCCACAGATTCATTTCATGCAGATCAAACTACTGCATGCAAGTCAATTTACCAACAGATTCAACAGGGCCATGATAAACGCGAaggttttattagaaattgcaTTTCATTTACCTTgggcaatattaaaaaactaaagaatGAGAGGGACGATAAGGCTGATAATCATGATGTTCCTAAATCTCTGAGGTCTGAACAAACCAAAGTAAGGCTTTTTCTTAATGCTCAATAAGATGTTTGTAAAGAAATTGTTTCAGTTAAGAATGCTCCAAGTAGAACTTACAGTTGAAGACTTGATTAAGCAGAGGTCTGTGAAGGTTTTCAACGAGAGATGCAGGCAATATTTTAAGCCACCTTCATGATATAGTACTTTCTAATGGGTGAGCATTGGAAAAAACCTCACAGTAGGTGGTAAACCTTAAATGTAAGGCAAGGATTAAGCCATTTGCTATTTACCATCAAACAGCTGATTAAGAGATATCAGTTGATGAACTTTGCAGACATACTTTCATTATGTCAGATCCCATATGAGGTTTTTAAAGTGATCTCCCTTTATATgtactttagttttttttttgtagtaaaaCAGCCTTATGCAAATGTTGATATAGTAATAAACttgttaatgtattttttttgatattgccaaaaaaataattacacaaataaaacatttttacagttttatttcttattatgAAAATACAACACTAACGCTTCCTGCGCAGTTGCAATGAATTCCTTCTGAGCCAAGCCGCACGTCTGGAACCACCCTTGGTCTGCGAGTATCTGTGTCCCTTGCCCAAACCACGAGAGGATCTTCCTGAAGATGTTTTGCCGCGCAATTCGCGATGTTTGTGGACTGAATTTACAATCCAGTTCACTTTAGGATCACGTCTTATAGcctaaaaattaagaaaactccaattaatttctattttaccCAAtaggaaatataaatttttatagaagAATGTTGCAGAGTTCTAGATAGTTTTTAATACTGACTAATTAAAAACATGCTGGCCAATGCAAATAATATAGCATTACTGCAAAAGTTTAACATCCATAGCAGATAGGTGCCAACTGATCGGtaatgcatattttttaatataaaaataaataatacttacAGTGTGTGCAGggtcaattaaaataatttcaaaatatttatatgagGAGTCCTGAGCCACCCAATATGAGTTAAGAACTCTTAAACCTCCACATCTTCTTCCTACcctttcctgaaaaaaaaaaaagaaactcaATATTATGAAGtgtaaaaaccaaataaacaaaacatacTTCGGCAATAGATTGTAGGTTACGGACTGGCTTTAACTCATTAACTCCATGGCTTTTGGGCTTACCATAAGTGGCTCCCTTTGGTACTGGGCGTTTGCGACCACCACGGCGCACTCTGATGCGGAAGATTACAAAACCTGCAAGcaaaatacaaatatgattttatttttcaaataaaaatggacCATTAACATAAATGCAGATATATGGAAACTTTATTCTTACCTTGTTTGGCCCTGTACCCCAGCCTTCTAGCCTTGTCAGGGCGACTTGGTCTGGGAGTCCTATGCAGCTTGGTTAACTGCCTGTACTGCCATACGCGTACCCTTAATAAGAAACGAAGAACATCGCTTTGTTTCTTCCGGTAAAGTTCTTGGATGTATTTGTAAGCCCCCATGTCGGAAACCTGGAGTCAAAAATAGAGCAATTAGTTTCTTGTTTTGCTAACCTCTACTACATTTCAAAGGtgtttttgttgctttttgGCATTTAGGAAGCGGAAATATCCACATCATTTAATAGAGGGGACTTCGAGggaaatttttgtgtttaaaattttttattttttagtgagatgaacttaatttttaacgaaacaaaattacaaaataaaaacgtaCCTACAAATCTCTGTAGAAATTTATGAAAGGATAATGGAATGGCTCATATGGCAGTTGTGTCATATGACACATGAATGTTGTGGTTAGAGTTTGACATCAAATAAGGGTTTTCGCCATAAAGTAGAGTTACGGTGTAGATGGAGCGATTAAAAGGAGTACATGGACCTATTCAATATATATTcacatttaattcaaatttagaaataagataagatgaagattttttaatgaacacATGTGTTAGGCAAAAGAAATGAAGTAAATATGCTATTGTACTAGTAAATTAGTCAAGCATGTTCTCACCAATAAATTAGCTTCATTTTGCGATTCTCTAAAGtaactaaaatattataattttactaataaaaCATAACAGAATATTATGAAATATCAATACCATGTGCAAAATCTACGGatgatattaatatttagtcgGCTGTAATAAAAGCGATCATGCGTAGATTTACAATTATGATTAAAGTGTCGAATTTGCGCCAGGGTGACCTGAGTTCGTATCCtgatagagattttttttacaattaaaagGGAGATTAATTATGATCCGATTCgtcctttaaaatgttattgaatGTGCTTAAATGGTATAGGAAGTTCCACATAAAAGTTATGTTTATATCTAGAAAACGAGGAAACTTAGAACTTATCAGTAACTCTAGTCAAAAAAGTGCCTAAAAAAGGTATTCATCATTTCTCGATTCAACCTCGAatcttttccaataatttttcagtaaaaattaaatcgaaaacgtgatataaaaaagttttgggcGGGAAAAAGAAGGcaaaactctaaaaaaaaaacaacttgtAGGTTGTCGCAGTCGCCTAGAATACCTTACGGCGACGATTTTAGAAATTCTAAATTCGCGCTAAATATCTTATAAAACTTTCAGagctaaactaaaaaaaaattaaacaccctgCATCTCAGAAACGAATTCTAGAACATACTGCtgatgtaatttaattttgggaCACTCTATGTAATATATTAAAGATTCAGATCCGCAATTCCCCTATCCAAAGATAACAACTAAAATGAAGCGTGAAAAGTAGAAAATATGCGTCCGCTCTGTCTTGGTGCGACTGAATATCCATGCTTTAGTGAAGGGCGACCTGCGTTCTTTTACGGGTGACTTGGTGGGAACATTGTGTAAAAATGGATTAGtagtgaggatgtttcaacgTTCTCTTGAAAGTAAacatgtttatgaaatttatgtaaattctTCGGTTAATTTCGAATTCTTATCTACCCAGTGAATCATACGTCTTCGACGGAAAGATCTCATCCACATTACATGGTCAAAAAGACCCATTAATGATATGATTATATcagtcaataaaatttattcggTAGCCTAATCGAGTTCTTTATTAAATATGACACAATTGTTTGTCAATTCGCATTTCCTCTGACCCCTTTAATTTTAGCAGGATTTTTAATCTAACATTACGTGCAGAAGTGTCtaagataaatataaaattatttatatgggTTCCGGGCTATTTTCAGATGTGGCCTATTCGTTCATTTGATAAGTATTAACTATTTTGGGAAATTGCTAATAAGTTCCAGTAAATTATGAGTATCAATTTTCTTGTGATAGTGGTAAGTAGCTCTTTCTGCTATAATCTGTAAGACGCgctcaaatttgatttaaagtGAATGTAAAAAGGTAAGTAAGGAGGATTAATCCGTGGGGAAATTTTCTTGCTTAAGTAATATCATTTTTCAGCATGCAGTTGCGAGCTTGGTATGAACATAatgtttcatttcatttttccgAGCTTACAATAAGCACGAACCAACTCGTTGCAAAAACTCTTCGTTTACACAATACCTGAGGAAATACCTTGCAATTCCGAGTTTATAATCTATTCTCAAGCTGAATTTGTTGTTTCACCTGAGACAGAGCCGGCCTTAGCAAGTCCGGTGTTGtcgcaaaatttttaatcaccaaCTTCCCCAAGAAAAATCACTGTCCTTCCCGGATCGTTCCCAAATTTGCTTCCCTTTAAGGTTGGTAACGACCGGAAGCCTCGAATCAaacactaaataaaaaaatatatatttaaaatacttttgatCTTTCTTAGTAAATTAGAAAACCCGTGTGAAAAgtgcttaaattttaatattttgagaattaaCTATTTGCATGGGAAAGCTCGGATTGCTTGATACTTcaatttaccaattttttttttcagttttgttctaaaaaaataatttccagatCGTCAAACTatgataaaatgaaaaatataaatctaaataattataaaaaatataaatataaaatattaaaaaaaaacgaatatatattttaacatGCTCTCACGGGTTCGGATTAGAATCCTTTTCTCACGTTCCAACATCGACCACATCTGTGGTGGACATTATCAAAAACAATGGGCGaaccgatttttttcatttctctaCGATGATTGAGGTGACGAGGGACGATCCAGTTGGGGCTTACCGTCTCATTTCCGCTCTTCATTGTCGGGTAGCACAAGAGGTTGCTTCGCCCATTGCTTTGTCTCATCAACAAAcatcaagaaatatttttctttaacccTTCAAAACCtggaaaacgttttaaaacattatttgatcGGCGATGGAAGCCTTCACGTTATGATTGATGAgaaattcacaactttttaGTTGCTATGCTACCGGATATCGTCAAACCCTTCACGattcttgaaaatatctttagatccagaatttctttcaaaagaagatttttcaGAACGAAGATTTTCTCTTTTGAGAAGCTCCAAGACTACTGGAAACCAAGCGCGCGTTTGCGGTTATTGAATACTTGAATTGAAGAATCGGAAGAGCACGAATTCTATTTCATTACCCTTTTTCATGTTGGTGTCATTCTCGTTGAGGCATTCAGTCTTTGCCCTTCTCTATTAGTTATTCCGTGTCCTTAAAGTTAACCCGAttcttcttaaaatttctGCAAATCTTTGTCTAAATATCTCTAATctcgtttaataaattttcttttttatcgatattttatttatctttccCCGTTCCAGCTTTTGTACCAGTGCCCTTTGCCCACATTTCTGCATTTCTTGTGATTTTAGAAgggataaaattttaagttctaGTTGTGCCCATGGATGAGCTGTCGCAGAAGTAGAAACTTGTAATCGGCTTCCAGCGAAGAAGTAAACTAATTTCAGCTCGTCTGAGACAGTGAGGATAAGTAGAAAATTGCATATATTTCTGATGATTTCTGACGATCTAGAACTGATTTTATTCGCTACTGAAATAGAACGAACATTTTACTGCAGAGAAAGAGGCCCGGTTTGCGGTAGACAGGCAGTTATACATTAAATTTAGTACTTTAAGAGCAACatcagatatttttcattgaatgtGGGCCAATCTCCATTCACTTCTAACTCATTGAGGGCGACATTGCACCCTTACAGGGAAAATCGATTCCTGACGGTTCGACGGGGTTGCCGATGTCTAGATTCAAACCTGCGTCCTCAAGAACTTCACAAGggatgtaaaaatattatttatttaaaaacaattatttgcGTATTTCTCTGGAATTTCGGATTTCATTTCAGGCCTTTGCGTCTCAATAAATAGACATATAGCTGCATATAGAGGATTAGTTGCGCGCACCAGATCACTTTCGTAGGTGTTCTGGTTATGCTGCATGTAGGATGGTTATAACTAGCTGCAGGATTTGTCCATCCTGTGTCATTAATGTatcttttttggaaaatcccACCCCTCCACGTCTATAGGTTCTAACCCTATCAGTAATCTTTGCTGCTGCCAGTAAGATCTCTGTAATAAATTAGTTCGCCCAGCACACGTTGTTCCTGAATTTACAACTAATTAATGAATCGTTGAGCTAATGATCAGCATCACCTCTCTCCATTACCAACGTCTTGTTTTGTCTCAGTTCTATGAGCACAAACCTGCAACGTTGCAGGACCGGGCCCCCACAATGTGACGGAAGTGTGTCTCGAAGCAGAACAGCCCGAAACGTGAAAAGAGTACTGCAATGGAACGAAAAAGTTCACGCATTACTGATACCCGACACAAAATTGTGAATTGGTACCGTGGTACGTTGACATTAGGCTGTTGTTTGATAATTGTGAGACCGTGAAACCTAATGAGTTTCTTCTTGTTTGCGGGAGTGCCGCGTTTTTGGCCGGCCCTGTAGGATCCAATATGTGCATCCGACTTTGACAGTTTCCTGAGTCTGAGTGGGGTTTGAAGCCTAATTTCGTATCAGGTACTACTTGTTAGTTTATGTTTGTATGTGTGAGTGTATGTGGTTTTTCGCAGTGGAAGTATAAGGCCTTTGAGAAACAGGTAAATTTCGAAGTAAATCTGGACCTCCTGGACTTCCCCTGCAACTGAACTGGTAGCGACTTGGGGCGAAGGAGACGAGTAGGTAAATGTCATGGACTACATTCACCATGGGGTCACTTTAAGAAGGTCACTGAAGTAAATTATAACTGATACACGCCCGAGTGTGAGGCATACTCTAAAAAATTCTACAAGCCCGGAAATTGAGAAATatgattttctgaaatttcgcAATTACCAAAACTTTTATCTTCTGTATTCTCCGAATGTCCACTAGTTGGTTGAGTTGTTTTCACATCACGAGCTTCCAATTTCATCCTTTTGAGGTCCATCTTCATGTCGAAAAAGCGCGATGCCTTTGCGTCTTCAGATGAATTTTCTGTGAGAACTACGTACATTTATCTGtagaagtttaaaatttaaaaagcctCTATAATATCTAAGTAGTAATTTTAGCTTCACCCAATGTGACTCAATGGGATTATTATATCAATTAACCCCCGTATTCTCCGTAAGGCTTGTGGAGCTATGGAGAATACAAGGGTGACAGGTGTTCTAGCCGGTTTTCTTCTGAAACGATATTTATTCTTAAGAATTTTAGTGTTAAAATACTGAAACTGTGCCAGTTTTCCTGTCACCGCAGGCAAATCTAAGAAGATTCTGCTACCACCAATTTCGCCTTGCCTGTAGAGCTCTCCTTCTGCATCACCATATGGTGATGGTTTTGTATGCATGCGCCACATCAAACGCGGCTCAAATCCTTAGTTACTGGCCCCTAATTCGTAAAACGtccgaaatatatttttttgcagaagaTGTCaatcaaatctaaaaattagCTCAACAACTAATGGGCAACCTACAAGCTTCGGAGGGGGGCAAGGGTGGCGGCAAGGCTGGTCAAAAGGGCGGAACTCGACAAAAAATGAGGCTTCTGGGGGGCAAGAAGTCGGCTAAAAACGAAGAATGGACAAGCGTAGTTCCCGAGGATGTTGAGGGGCAAcctaatgaaaaaactttgcATTTGGAGGCTGATCCTGGGGATGAAAAGGGACCTAAAACGCTGTCAAGGTTGGAATATATTTGCGTAGCTAAACCTAGTATATTTTTGTAGCTTAGTATTGGTAACATGGTTCAGCAAAGctttaattttggtttttagccTTCAATTGTATGTTCGGGCAATACTTCGTCAAACTAAATTAGTAGAATAACTGGTAACAAGAATTTCCTTATTATcgtcaaatttatattttttccctGTTATTCAACAATTAGTTTGATAACAAGATGTCATTGCTTGAATTGCTTGTCAGATCATTTCACCTGTAAAACATGAATTATTCTGCTAGTTCCGAATCAAATTTCACATTGGCCCTCACTCCGGCTCCACAAGATTCTTCGCCCCCCGATATGCCCCCTTTACTAGAACCCGATGAACAGGTTTTCAGTTCTTCAATGGAAAATGACGATTTTCACTCATTCTCCGAAGTCTTCCAGCCTCTCAATATTTTCAAGCTCAACGAATATCGTGCTAGAATCGACCAGGTAATAAAACACCCATGTCCctcaaaattctaaataaggaaaaaacacCGCAGGACAAATCATCCAAATTAGGCAAGCTGGGGGTAACGAAAACATCTCAAATCAGCCTGGAGGGGGATGGAACAGGCTTTTCAACAGGAGTTTTAGAGCTTACGGACAAGGTGGATAAGAGCCCCTGTCAAAGTGCTGATGCTGTGCTGGAGACCACTTCAGAGGCCTCAGATTTATTTGGAAATGAGGGACATTCGCGTCAAGTAATGAATTCAGGTCAGCAGCGTTTAGTTTCATATCATGTCTAGAAGCAATTAGTATGAGACGAACACAATTCGATATGGGGGCGTAAAACATCGAACTTGTGCTCTTGATTAATACAAAGCTTTTCATTGCAAAGTGATGTTTTAGGTGTTCCCCCATCATATAGGAGACACATGTCAGTGCCTCTGGATACCAGTGGTATCACGGAAggggaaaaattgcaaaaggcCACTTCTTTAAGTCGAGCAGAGTTGGAGGCACGTCTGCAGAGACCAAAGTTTGTTCCTGAGAAGTTGGATTTTAGATTGTACGAAAAATTCGAGGGTGAGTTTAAATGTTATTTCTTCCTCTTGATTAGTTGTCCGTTAGGCCCTTTGCTCTTCAAGggtttttgttcattttcttacCTCAAACGAAACGTCTCGTTGAggatctatttttaaaaagattgAACATCTATATATGCAGGAAAATCTTAATGGTTTGGGCCTGTTCTAGCAATTTATGTCggtttaagattttttcttcACATTTATCCTAATCAGAATCGATTTCAGGGAAGTGACTAATAAGCttaaaaatgatgtttttttctcatatacagtgtgtttcatAAACGTACCGACAAGCTTTTAAGAAATGTAGAGGtcacaaaaacaattatttaaatcgaatAAAGTTAGATTCGCTTCGTTTATAAGATGCAGAGTGgttaatttcttaataaaaaaaaattaaagtcagTTTGGATACGGACATGAAATTAAGGACACACTACACTGGGATAAATGTACATGCTCTGAAGTAGGCAGAATATTTCACCTACACCAGTGGTGTCTGTGCGGCTATTCCATAGggtgtttttaatgaaaaaaaagtacacTACTGATTGTTTTaatatgaatatatttatttaatatttcatcagttgttaattaaaaaaaagcctGTTGGTGCTTTGTTGCTGTAATAGCTGTTTTGAacatacaaaataattttacattattgtGCCTATCAAAAAATCGGTATTGTTTTCcaagtgcgatttttttttttatctttaggagaatttatttaattttctttaaagtaaAGGACATGAGATATTgaataagtattaaaaaaaaaaataaattgagcaTTCGGTATTTTGGAGGGAAAGCGATTTCGGACTTAACTTTATTCGACttaagtatttgtttttataagcTGTATATGTCCTGAAAATTTCTCGGTATGTTTACgctacaccctgtatgttgcTTATCAAAATGGCCGGAACGACCAattgtttcgtattttttGCGAAATCGTATTTCAGAAAGCTCTAAAACTTGTAGAAATTTGCTGGCGTTTTGAATCTCCTAATTTGATTAACAATAATGATATTCAGATTTCTCTATAGAATTTCTGGGACTGAGAGTTCAGATGAACTCGGATTAAAGCCAATTTGGATTAGAACACTTTTTGCGCTTTAAGCTCCAAGTTATTGTCTTTTAAACTACGATTTCCTCTAACCATCCACCAGATCCTTTTCGCCACTTCAGTATGTCCTCTCATGTAGTATTTACcaataatttctattatttcaaTCAGTGATGATCTCTCAAAGAATTTGCAATGTATACtgcatatatttaaattaggtAACGTGTTCCAGCAATTAGTTACATTGTAAATTCGTTATGTTGGGAGCTAATTTAATGAGGATTACATATTTGTCTTAATTGTCGTGTTGTTCCCCATTAGTTCTAAATAAAAGTCTTACGCGAGAACTCAGGCATTGTTGAGATATTTTAGACTCCTTGAGAGAAGTTAATGTAGGTATTTCCCCCTAGTGCCAAGTTTTATGAGCTTTTCGGGGCACAGAAGTAATT
The sequence above is a segment of the Euwallacea fornicatus isolate EFF26 chromosome 16, ASM4011564v1, whole genome shotgun sequence genome. Coding sequences within it:
- the Ccdc58 gene encoding protein MIX23, which translates into the protein MPAVIMECPDLSEFQETLKQMRKADDIIVNTINSVIPTDSFHADQTTACKSIYQQIQQGHDKREGFIRNCISFTLGNIKKLKNERDDKADNHDVPKSLRSEQTKLRMLQVELTVEDLIKQRSVKVFNERCRQYFKPPS
- the RpL15 gene encoding large ribosomal subunit protein eL15; the encoded protein is MGAYKYIQELYRKKQSDVLRFLLRVRVWQYRQLTKLHRTPRPSRPDKARRLGYRAKQGFVIFRIRVRRGGRKRPVPKGATYGKPKSHGVNELKPVRNLQSIAEERVGRRCGGLRVLNSYWVAQDSSYKYFEIILIDPAHTAIRRDPKVNWIVNSVHKHRELRGKTSSGRSSRGLGKGHRYSQTKGGSRRAAWLRRNSLQLRRKR